One window of the Desulfatibacillum aliphaticivorans DSM 15576 genome contains the following:
- a CDS encoding LL-diaminopimelate aminotransferase, protein MDQFEKADRLKQLPPYLFAEIDRKKEEVRAKGVDIIDLGVGDPDLPTPDHIIKALNEAAKDPRYHRYPSYSGMGAFNKAVARFYDKRFGVNLELSEIITLIGSKEGIAHIPLAYINPGDVALVPSPAYPVYQIGVEFCGGSCHIMPLLKENGFLPDLDAIPEDVASKAKLMFINYPNNPTAAVADEAFFKKVIEFAKKYKIIVCHDAAYTEMSFDGYAPMSFMEVDGAKEVGIEFHSLSKTYNMTGWRLGFAVGNAEVIGALGKVKSNIDSGAFDAVQMAGIEALDGDQQCVADNSKIYQERRDLLMEGLNAMGLKCTPPKATFYMWVEVPEGYSSADFCTKLLTEAGIVATPGNGFGAPGEGYFRMALTQNKDRMAEAVKRMQELKL, encoded by the coding sequence ATGGATCAATTTGAAAAGGCGGACAGGCTCAAACAACTTCCACCCTATTTGTTTGCGGAAATCGACCGGAAAAAGGAAGAGGTTCGCGCCAAGGGCGTGGACATTATCGACCTGGGCGTAGGCGATCCCGACCTGCCCACTCCGGATCATATCATCAAGGCCCTGAACGAGGCCGCCAAAGATCCCAGATACCACCGCTATCCTTCCTATTCCGGCATGGGCGCGTTCAATAAGGCGGTCGCCCGTTTTTACGACAAACGCTTCGGCGTGAACCTGGAGCTTTCGGAGATCATCACCCTGATCGGCTCCAAGGAAGGCATCGCCCACATCCCCCTGGCATACATCAACCCCGGGGACGTGGCCCTGGTTCCCAGCCCGGCCTATCCGGTCTACCAGATCGGCGTGGAGTTCTGCGGCGGATCCTGCCACATCATGCCTTTGCTGAAGGAAAACGGCTTTTTGCCCGACCTGGACGCCATTCCCGAGGACGTTGCGTCCAAGGCCAAGCTCATGTTCATCAATTATCCCAACAATCCCACGGCCGCCGTGGCTGACGAGGCGTTTTTCAAAAAGGTCATTGAATTCGCTAAAAAATATAAAATCATCGTCTGCCACGACGCCGCGTATACGGAAATGTCCTTTGACGGATACGCTCCCATGAGCTTCATGGAAGTGGACGGCGCCAAGGAAGTGGGCATCGAATTCCACTCCCTGTCCAAGACATACAACATGACCGGCTGGCGCCTGGGGTTTGCGGTTGGAAATGCGGAAGTCATAGGCGCCCTGGGCAAGGTCAAGAGCAATATCGACTCCGGCGCCTTCGACGCCGTGCAAATGGCGGGCATCGAAGCCCTGGACGGCGATCAACAGTGCGTGGCCGACAACTCCAAGATCTACCAGGAGCGCCGCGACCTGCTTATGGAAGGCCTGAACGCCATGGGCCTCAAATGCACGCCTCCCAAGGCCACCTTTTACATGTGGGTCGAGGTTCCGGAAGGATACTCCTCGGCGGACTTCTGCACCAAGCTCCTTACCGAGGCGGGCATTGTAGCCACCCCGGGCAACGGGTTCGGCGCGCCGGGCGAAGGCTATTTCCGCATGGCCCTCACCCAGAACAAGGATCGCATGGCCGAAGCGGTCAAGCGCATGCA
- the dapF gene encoding diaminopimelate epimerase, whose product MTGLQFYKMSGSGNDFIIADNRDGKIAKDDMPGLAKALCARKISIGADGLVLVENSDQCDFKWQFYNSDGSEAEMCGNASRCVARFAYLNKIAGEKMTFETLAGVIHAEVLGETVKAGLTDPTDVKYFYALDVDGTTCNVTSMNTGVPHVVLLVGNIEKPDVEELGRKIRYHEAFAPAGTNVNFVEFRRGELAVRTYERGVEGETLACGTGAVAAALARVAADAALSPVKVLTRSGGYLYVHYKRVPGGYGNIFLEGDANIIYTGEIGPDALKLAQKK is encoded by the coding sequence ATGACCGGTTTGCAGTTTTACAAGATGAGCGGAAGCGGCAACGATTTCATTATCGCTGATAATCGTGACGGAAAAATAGCCAAGGACGACATGCCTGGGCTTGCAAAAGCCTTGTGCGCCCGAAAGATTTCCATAGGCGCCGATGGGTTAGTCCTTGTAGAAAACAGCGACCAGTGCGACTTCAAATGGCAGTTTTACAACTCCGACGGCAGCGAAGCGGAAATGTGCGGCAATGCTTCCAGATGCGTGGCCCGTTTCGCCTATCTGAACAAGATCGCCGGTGAGAAAATGACCTTTGAAACCCTGGCCGGCGTCATCCATGCAGAAGTTTTGGGCGAAACAGTCAAGGCGGGTTTGACCGATCCCACGGACGTCAAATATTTCTACGCCCTGGACGTGGACGGAACCACTTGCAACGTCACCAGTATGAACACGGGCGTGCCCCATGTGGTGCTTTTGGTGGGTAATATCGAAAAGCCCGATGTGGAAGAACTGGGCCGAAAAATCCGGTATCACGAAGCCTTCGCTCCGGCGGGAACCAACGTGAATTTCGTGGAGTTCCGCCGCGGTGAGCTTGCCGTTCGCACGTATGAAAGAGGCGTGGAAGGGGAAACCCTGGCCTGCGGAACCGGCGCAGTGGCCGCAGCCCTCGCCCGGGTGGCGGCGGACGCGGCTTTGTCTCCGGTCAAGGTTTTGACCCGCAGCGGCGGGTATCTTTACGTGCATTACAAGCGCGTGCCCGGCGGATACGGCAATATCTTTCTCGAAGGGGACGCCAATATTATTTACACGGGAGAAATCGGGCCGGACGCCCTGAAACTGGCCCAAAAAAAATAA
- the lysA gene encoding diaminopimelate decarboxylase, with protein MHHFQYQNNALYCEDVPVADIAANLGTPLFIYSHATLTRHFQAFDKAFGDVDHIICYSAKANTNGAILKMFADMGTGLDVVSGGELHRGLKAGIPANKIAYAGVGKTQDEIDLALNSGILMFNVESFEELQAINARAKALGKKAPISLRVNPNVDAKTHPYISTGMKKNKFGIAKEAVVEAYKAAHELDSTEVVGIDFHIGSQITQVGPFVEAMESVKSLAAELKGMGIGINYLDVGGGLGINYDDEEPPEPDEYAKAICKVIADFPITVVLEPGRAMVGNAGIMVTRFLYLKEGATKNFIIVDAGMNDLIRPSIYGAFHLIQPVNKREGDPLTGDVVGPICESTDFLAKDREIGAVVPGDLLAVMSAGAYGFAMSSNYNSRPRACEVMVKGNAFEVIRQRENYEDLTRGEVIPTFL; from the coding sequence ATGCATCATTTTCAGTATCAGAATAATGCTCTTTATTGCGAGGACGTCCCGGTTGCGGATATCGCCGCCAACCTGGGAACGCCTCTTTTCATTTACAGCCATGCTACCCTTACCCGTCACTTTCAGGCCTTTGACAAGGCTTTCGGAGACGTGGATCACATTATCTGCTACTCGGCCAAGGCCAACACCAACGGCGCTATTCTGAAGATGTTCGCGGATATGGGCACGGGTCTGGACGTGGTTTCCGGCGGAGAGCTTCATCGGGGCCTGAAGGCGGGCATCCCGGCCAATAAAATCGCCTACGCCGGCGTGGGCAAGACCCAGGACGAAATCGACCTGGCTCTCAACTCCGGCATTCTCATGTTCAATGTGGAATCCTTTGAAGAGCTTCAGGCCATCAACGCCCGGGCCAAGGCATTGGGTAAAAAAGCCCCCATTTCCCTGCGGGTCAACCCCAACGTGGACGCCAAAACCCATCCTTACATTTCCACGGGCATGAAGAAGAACAAGTTCGGCATCGCCAAGGAAGCCGTTGTGGAGGCTTATAAGGCGGCTCACGAACTGGACTCCACGGAGGTGGTGGGCATCGATTTTCATATCGGCTCCCAGATCACCCAGGTGGGCCCCTTTGTGGAAGCCATGGAAAGCGTCAAATCCCTTGCCGCCGAGCTTAAAGGCATGGGAATCGGCATAAACTACCTGGACGTGGGCGGCGGACTGGGCATCAACTACGATGACGAAGAGCCTCCCGAGCCCGACGAATACGCCAAGGCCATTTGCAAGGTGATTGCGGACTTTCCCATCACTGTGGTTTTGGAGCCGGGCAGGGCCATGGTGGGCAACGCGGGAATCATGGTGACCAGGTTCCTGTATCTGAAGGAAGGCGCAACCAAGAATTTCATCATAGTGGACGCGGGCATGAACGACCTGATCCGGCCGTCCATCTACGGCGCCTTTCATTTGATCCAGCCCGTAAACAAACGGGAGGGCGATCCTCTTACCGGCGACGTGGTCGGCCCCATTTGCGAGTCCACGGACTTTTTGGCCAAGGACCGGGAGATCGGCGCCGTAGTCCCGGGGGATTTGCTGGCGGTTATGAGCGCAGGCGCATACGGATTCGCCATGTCCTCCAATTACAACTCCCGTCCCAGGGCTTGCGAGGTCATGGTAAAAGGCAATGCCTTTGAAGTCATTCGGCAGCGCGAGAATTACGAAGATCTTACGCGGGGGGAAGTTATTCCAACCTTTTTATAG
- the argH gene encoding argininosuccinate lyase: protein MAEHKPWDGRFAEKTDDMVEAFTSSIQVDKRLYAHDITGSIAHARTLAEAGVITSDEADAMEKGLRQVKGEIEAGNFKYDDSLEDIHMHIESRLTEILGPTAAKLHTGRSRNDQIALDNRLYLRDETRRIIAMLHELRQAIVDSAQAHLDYFVPGYTHLQRAQPVLLSHHLMAYYEMFTRDSDRFTDALYRINVMPLGSAALAGTTFPLDREYTASLLGFEGVTQNSMDAVSDRDFIMEFLSDASICMVHLSRMSEELVLWSSSEFAFLNMPDAFATGSSIMPQKKNPDVPELVRGKTGRVVGSLMAILTTMKSLPMAYNRDMQEDKPPLFDAVDTLKACVAMFARMVPKLEFNRRNMFDASNQGFLNATDMADYLVEKGVPFREAHGIVGRAVAYALDRGRELHEISLNDLRKFSDKLEKDLYEALTVEHVVERRRTIGGTASVNVIAAIGRAQTQLQAETSGD, encoded by the coding sequence ATGGCTGAGCACAAACCCTGGGACGGCAGGTTCGCCGAAAAAACCGATGACATGGTGGAGGCTTTCACCTCCTCCATCCAGGTGGACAAGCGCCTGTACGCCCATGACATAACCGGCAGCATCGCCCACGCACGGACCCTGGCCGAAGCCGGAGTGATCACCTCCGACGAGGCCGACGCCATGGAAAAGGGGCTCCGGCAGGTAAAAGGCGAAATCGAGGCCGGAAACTTCAAATACGACGACAGCCTGGAAGACATCCATATGCACATCGAATCCAGGCTGACGGAAATTCTGGGGCCGACGGCGGCCAAGCTCCACACGGGGCGCAGCCGGAACGACCAGATCGCCCTGGACAACCGTTTGTATTTGCGGGACGAAACCCGGCGAATCATCGCCATGCTTCATGAGCTTCGCCAGGCCATTGTGGATTCGGCCCAGGCGCATCTGGATTACTTCGTTCCGGGCTACACCCATTTGCAGCGGGCCCAGCCGGTGCTGCTTTCCCATCATCTCATGGCGTATTACGAGATGTTCACCAGGGACAGCGACCGGTTTACGGACGCCTTGTACAGAATCAATGTAATGCCCCTGGGAAGCGCCGCCCTGGCCGGGACGACCTTCCCCCTGGACCGGGAGTATACAGCCTCTCTCCTGGGCTTTGAGGGCGTTACGCAAAATAGTATGGATGCGGTTTCGGACCGGGACTTCATTATGGAGTTCCTGTCCGACGCCAGCATCTGCATGGTGCACCTTTCCAGGATGAGTGAAGAGCTGGTTCTCTGGTCTTCCAGTGAATTCGCCTTTCTCAACATGCCGGACGCATTCGCCACCGGCAGCAGCATCATGCCCCAGAAAAAGAACCCGGACGTGCCGGAGCTGGTGCGGGGGAAGACGGGCCGCGTGGTCGGCAGCCTCATGGCTATTCTGACCACTATGAAATCCCTGCCCATGGCCTACAACCGGGACATGCAGGAGGACAAGCCGCCGCTCTTTGATGCGGTGGACACGTTGAAGGCCTGCGTCGCCATGTTCGCCCGGATGGTTCCCAAGCTGGAGTTCAACCGGAGGAACATGTTCGACGCCTCCAACCAGGGATTTTTGAACGCCACGGATATGGCCGATTATCTGGTGGAAAAAGGCGTGCCTTTCCGCGAAGCCCACGGAATCGTGGGCCGGGCCGTGGCTTATGCTCTGGATCGGGGCAGGGAGCTGCACGAGATTTCCCTGAACGACCTGCGCAAGTTTTCGGATAAACTGGAAAAAGATTTGTATGAAGCCCTTACTGTGGAGCATGTTGTGGAGCGCCGCCGCACCATAGGCGGGACTGCCTCCGTCAACGTAATCGCCGCCATCGGCCGGGCTCAGACCCAGCTTCAGGCGGAGACTTCGGGAGACTGA
- a CDS encoding argininosuccinate synthase — protein sequence MGKDIKKVVLAYSGGLDTSVILKWLVETYQCEVVAFSADIGQGEELEPVRGKAEASGACAVYIDDLREEFVKDYVFPAFRANAIYEGQYLLGTSLARPLISKRQMEIAKLEGADAVSHGATGKGNDQVRFELSYLAIDPSIKIIAPWREWDLNSRTKLMAYAEKHGIPVPTTQAKPYSSDRNLLHISFEGGVLEDPWAPPEEDMFVMSVSPQQAPDQPEEVLIQFEQGNPVAVNGEKLSPANLLAKLNELGGKHGVGRMDIVENRFVGMKSRGVYETPGGTILRIAHMNMETLTMDREVAHLRDSLIPKYAELVYNGFWFSPEMKLLQTTIDATQENVCGEVLLELYKGNCRVLGRRSDKSLYRMDFATFEEDEVYRQKDAEGFIRLNSLRLRIQSMLNK from the coding sequence ATGGGAAAAGATATTAAAAAGGTGGTTCTGGCGTATTCCGGCGGACTGGATACCTCCGTCATCTTAAAATGGCTTGTGGAAACCTACCAGTGCGAAGTGGTGGCTTTCTCCGCCGATATCGGACAGGGCGAAGAACTTGAGCCCGTCCGCGGCAAAGCCGAAGCCAGCGGCGCCTGCGCCGTATATATAGACGATCTGCGCGAGGAATTCGTCAAGGACTACGTGTTCCCCGCTTTCCGGGCCAACGCCATTTACGAAGGCCAGTACCTGCTGGGAACCTCCCTGGCCCGGCCTCTTATTTCCAAACGCCAGATGGAAATCGCCAAGCTGGAAGGCGCGGACGCAGTCAGCCACGGCGCCACGGGCAAGGGCAACGATCAGGTGCGGTTTGAACTGAGCTACCTGGCCATTGATCCGTCCATTAAGATCATCGCCCCCTGGCGGGAATGGGACCTGAACTCCCGGACCAAGCTCATGGCTTACGCCGAGAAGCACGGCATTCCGGTTCCCACGACCCAGGCCAAGCCCTACAGCTCGGACCGGAACCTGCTGCACATCAGCTTTGAAGGCGGAGTGCTGGAAGACCCCTGGGCGCCGCCGGAAGAGGACATGTTTGTCATGTCCGTGTCGCCTCAGCAAGCGCCGGATCAGCCTGAAGAGGTTTTGATTCAGTTTGAACAGGGCAACCCCGTTGCGGTCAACGGCGAAAAGCTCTCTCCCGCCAATCTGCTTGCCAAGCTCAACGAACTGGGCGGCAAGCACGGCGTGGGGCGCATGGATATTGTGGAAAACCGTTTCGTGGGCATGAAATCCAGGGGCGTGTACGAAACTCCCGGCGGGACCATCCTGCGCATCGCTCATATGAACATGGAGACCCTGACCATGGACCGCGAAGTGGCCCATCTGCGGGATTCCCTCATTCCCAAATACGCCGAACTGGTGTACAATGGATTCTGGTTCTCCCCGGAGATGAAGCTCTTGCAGACCACCATCGACGCCACCCAGGAAAACGTCTGCGGCGAGGTGCTTTTGGAACTCTATAAAGGCAATTGCAGGGTGCTGGGGCGCAGGTCGGACAAGTCCCTGTACCGCATGGATTTCGCCACCTTTGAAGAGGACGAGGTTTATCGCCAGAAGGACGCGGAAGGCTTTATCAGGCTGAACTCCCTGAGGCTCCGCATACAGTCCATGTTGAACAAATAG
- the argF gene encoding ornithine carbamoyltransferase: MKVDITTLSDLSKEQIDQLFANARDGKKKHKQGVYEPVLQGKTAGLVFDKPSTRTRVSFEAAMIQLGGVPMYIQSGDTQIKRQEPVEDTARVLSRYLDALVVRTFSQEFVEDLAREASIPIINALTDVYHPCQVLSDILTVIELKGGYEGVKIAWIGDGNNVAHSWISAAAILGLDLVLACPDDHLPEQTILDKVKESSAGSVKVVSDPKEAAVGADVLYTDVWASMGQEEESDERMKSFEGYVVDQALVNLAAKDVSVMHCLPAHRGEEITAGVLEGPNSVVWDQAENKLHMHKAILDALIRLWK, translated from the coding sequence ATGAAAGTTGACATCACCACTCTCTCGGACTTGTCCAAAGAGCAGATAGACCAATTATTCGCCAACGCCCGGGACGGAAAGAAAAAACACAAGCAGGGCGTTTACGAACCCGTATTGCAGGGCAAGACCGCCGGTTTGGTTTTTGACAAGCCCTCCACGAGGACGCGCGTTTCATTTGAAGCAGCCATGATTCAGCTTGGCGGCGTGCCCATGTACATTCAATCCGGCGATACGCAGATCAAGCGTCAGGAGCCGGTGGAAGATACGGCCCGGGTGCTGTCCCGGTATCTGGACGCCCTGGTGGTGCGGACCTTTTCCCAGGAGTTTGTGGAAGACTTGGCCCGGGAGGCCTCCATACCCATCATCAACGCCCTGACCGACGTGTATCACCCCTGCCAGGTATTAAGCGACATCCTAACGGTTATCGAACTGAAAGGCGGGTATGAAGGCGTAAAGATCGCCTGGATCGGCGACGGCAACAACGTGGCTCATTCCTGGATATCAGCGGCCGCCATTCTCGGCCTGGATCTGGTGCTGGCCTGCCCGGACGATCATCTGCCCGAGCAGACCATCCTGGACAAGGTCAAGGAGAGCTCTGCGGGAAGCGTCAAGGTTGTCAGCGATCCCAAGGAAGCCGCCGTGGGCGCGGACGTTTTATATACAGACGTTTGGGCCAGCATGGGCCAGGAGGAGGAAAGCGACGAAAGGATGAAGTCCTTTGAAGGATACGTCGTGGATCAGGCCCTGGTAAACCTGGCCGCCAAGGATGTCAGCGTCATGCATTGCCTGCCGGCGCATCGGGGCGAGGAAATCACCGCCGGGGTTCTGGAAGGACCCAATTCCGTGGTCTGGGATCAGGCCGAAAACAAATTGCACATGCACAAGGCGATTTTGGACGCCTTGATCAGGCTTTGGAAATAG
- a CDS encoding acetylornithine transaminase, which translates to MNNTKQLADQVIANTYARNPICLVKGQGVKLWDEDGKEYTDFLAGIAVCILGHAHPAVTQAVSEQAAKLVHVSNLFYTEPQTLLADQLINSCFADRVFFCNSGAEANEAAIKMARKYFSEKGQPDKYRVIAMEKSFHGRTFATMAATGQDAIKKGFEPMMDGFDHVPFNDLEAVEKAITDETCAVLTEPIQAEGGVMVPFPGYLPGLRELCDKKGILLIFDEVQTGMGRTGALFAHQQMGAVPDIMTLAKGLANGLPIGAALATEEVASAFTPGAHATTFGGTPLVTAAARAVMITLMDQDLLEMSISVGDYFKNQLLLLKEKFDCVEEVRGMGLLLGLKLNMPGGPIAAKAMEMGYIFNVTQGDVLRFVPPLIITRKDVDGLIETLDKILADCR; encoded by the coding sequence ATGAATAATACAAAACAACTTGCAGACCAGGTAATTGCAAACACCTACGCCCGGAATCCCATATGCCTTGTAAAAGGCCAGGGCGTTAAACTTTGGGACGAAGACGGAAAGGAATACACTGACTTTTTGGCCGGCATCGCCGTATGCATTCTGGGCCACGCCCATCCGGCGGTGACCCAGGCCGTATCGGAGCAGGCCGCCAAACTGGTGCATGTGTCCAACCTGTTTTACACCGAGCCCCAAACCCTGCTGGCGGATCAGCTCATCAATTCCTGTTTTGCGGACCGGGTGTTTTTTTGCAACAGCGGAGCCGAAGCCAACGAAGCGGCCATCAAAATGGCCCGGAAATATTTTTCGGAAAAAGGCCAGCCTGATAAATACCGGGTGATCGCCATGGAAAAATCCTTTCATGGCCGGACCTTTGCAACCATGGCCGCCACCGGCCAGGACGCTATTAAAAAGGGATTCGAGCCCATGATGGACGGGTTCGACCACGTGCCGTTCAACGACCTGGAAGCCGTGGAAAAAGCCATTACCGACGAAACCTGCGCGGTCCTTACCGAACCCATTCAGGCGGAAGGCGGCGTCATGGTTCCTTTTCCCGGATATCTTCCCGGTTTGCGGGAGCTTTGCGATAAAAAAGGCATTCTGCTGATTTTCGACGAGGTCCAGACGGGCATGGGCCGGACCGGCGCCTTGTTCGCCCATCAGCAAATGGGCGCCGTTCCCGACATCATGACCCTGGCCAAGGGGCTTGCCAACGGCCTGCCCATCGGCGCCGCCCTGGCCACGGAAGAGGTTGCTTCCGCGTTCACTCCAGGCGCCCACGCCACCACATTCGGCGGAACCCCTTTGGTGACCGCCGCGGCCCGGGCCGTGATGATTACTCTCATGGACCAGGATCTGCTGGAAATGTCCATTTCGGTAGGCGACTACTTTAAAAACCAGTTGCTGCTGCTGAAAGAAAAATTCGACTGCGTGGAGGAAGTGCGGGGCATGGGGCTGCTTTTGGGTCTCAAGCTGAACATGCCCGGCGGGCCCATTGCGGCCAAAGCCATGGAAATGGGCTACATCTTCAATGTCACGCAGGGCGACGTCCTCCGGTTTGTGCCTCCGCTGATCATAACGCGGAAGGACGTGGACGGCCTGATCGAAACATTGGACAAGATTCTTGCAGACTGCCGGTAA
- the argB gene encoding acetylglutamate kinase, whose product MEKTVADILVEALPYIREFSGMTIVIKYGGHAMVDEELKDAFARDITLLKLVGANPVVVHGGGPQINKVLDQMGICSTFVKGMRITDQPTMDVVEMVLGGKVNKSIVAQINQAGGRAVGLSGKDGELIKARKMTIMHKETADSPPEIIDPGLVGEVTAVNPRIINTLTREGFIPIIAPVGTGDNGETFNINADLVASHVATALKAGRLIMVTDVDGVKDQEDNLLSSLNAHAAATLIDEGVIAGGMIPKVNCALDAISWGVNKVHIINGRRRHALLLELLTDKGIGTEFKA is encoded by the coding sequence ATGGAAAAAACTGTTGCTGATATTCTGGTGGAAGCCCTCCCGTACATTCGGGAGTTCTCTGGCATGACCATTGTGATCAAGTACGGCGGCCACGCCATGGTGGACGAAGAGCTGAAAGACGCCTTCGCACGAGACATCACCCTGCTTAAACTGGTGGGCGCCAACCCGGTTGTGGTTCACGGCGGCGGCCCCCAGATCAATAAGGTCCTGGATCAGATGGGCATCTGCTCCACGTTCGTTAAAGGCATGCGCATCACGGATCAGCCCACCATGGATGTGGTGGAAATGGTTCTGGGCGGCAAGGTCAACAAATCCATTGTGGCTCAGATTAATCAGGCGGGCGGCCGGGCCGTAGGCCTCTCCGGCAAGGACGGCGAACTGATCAAGGCCCGGAAGATGACCATCATGCATAAGGAAACCGCGGACAGCCCCCCTGAAATCATCGACCCCGGTCTTGTGGGGGAAGTGACGGCGGTGAATCCCCGGATTATCAACACCCTGACCCGGGAAGGATTCATCCCCATCATTGCGCCCGTGGGAACCGGCGACAACGGGGAAACCTTCAATATCAACGCGGACCTGGTGGCCTCCCATGTGGCTACGGCGTTAAAGGCCGGGCGGCTGATCATGGTCACCGACGTGGACGGCGTCAAGGATCAGGAAGACAATCTGCTCTCCTCCCTGAACGCCCATGCCGCCGCGACTCTTATTGACGAGGGCGTCATCGCCGGAGGCATGATCCCCAAAGTCAATTGCGCCCTGGACGCCATTTCCTGGGGCGTAAACAAAGTGCATATTATCAACGGCCGACGACGACACGCTTTGCTTCTGGAACTTTTGACGGACAAAGGCATCGGAACTGAATTCAAAGCGTGA
- the hslU gene encoding ATP-dependent protease ATPase subunit HslU has protein sequence MEDLKPREIVQELDKYIIGQDHAKRFVAIALRNRWRRRQVPQDLRDEIAPKNIILIGPTGVGKTEISRRLAKLADVPFLKVEATKFTEVGYVGRDVESMIRDLVEVTVNMVREKEEDEVALPAMKAAEERILDILLPPKRETQPFADAEGETTLEIVTRGDSNQDSTREKLRKMLHSGKFDDRYVDLEINERNTPVVEIFSNMGMEEVGFNFKDMLGGLMPKNTKKRKVKVSEAMEILTQQEAQGLIDMEKVVKKALSRVEESGIIFLDEIDKIAVGGGKGQGPDVSREGVQRDLLPIVEGTTVNTKYGMVKTDHILFIASGAFHMTKPSDLTPELQGRFPIRVELDSLTEHDFMRILTEPKNAIMLQYQELLKTEGVELVFTQDSVAEIASIAKEVNDRTENIGARRLHTVMECLLEDILYDAPEVPEKKITIGAEMVRAKLESIKEDEDLSRYIL, from the coding sequence ATGGAAGACCTAAAACCCCGGGAAATTGTTCAGGAACTGGACAAATACATCATAGGGCAGGACCATGCCAAGCGGTTCGTGGCCATTGCGCTGAGAAACCGCTGGCGCAGACGCCAGGTTCCCCAGGACTTGCGGGATGAAATCGCCCCGAAAAATATCATTCTCATAGGCCCTACGGGCGTGGGCAAAACGGAAATCTCCAGAAGGCTGGCCAAATTGGCGGACGTGCCCTTTTTAAAAGTGGAGGCCACCAAGTTTACGGAAGTCGGCTACGTGGGCCGGGACGTGGAATCCATGATTCGCGATCTGGTGGAAGTCACCGTCAACATGGTGCGGGAAAAGGAGGAGGATGAGGTGGCGCTGCCGGCCATGAAAGCCGCTGAAGAGCGCATCCTGGACATCCTGCTTCCTCCCAAGAGGGAGACCCAGCCCTTTGCCGATGCGGAGGGGGAGACCACCCTGGAAATCGTCACACGGGGGGATTCCAACCAGGACTCCACCCGGGAAAAGCTCCGGAAAATGCTGCACTCCGGCAAGTTCGACGACAGGTACGTGGATCTGGAAATCAACGAACGCAATACGCCGGTGGTGGAGATTTTTTCCAACATGGGCATGGAAGAGGTGGGGTTCAACTTCAAGGATATGCTGGGCGGCCTCATGCCCAAGAATACGAAAAAGCGCAAGGTCAAGGTCAGCGAGGCCATGGAAATCCTCACCCAGCAGGAGGCCCAGGGGCTCATCGACATGGAAAAGGTGGTCAAAAAGGCCCTGTCCCGGGTGGAGGAGTCCGGCATTATCTTCCTGGACGAAATCGATAAAATCGCCGTGGGCGGCGGAAAAGGGCAGGGGCCGGACGTCAGCCGGGAAGGGGTTCAGCGGGATCTTTTGCCCATTGTGGAAGGCACCACGGTCAACACCAAGTACGGAATGGTCAAGACCGACCACATTTTGTTTATTGCGTCGGGCGCCTTTCATATGACCAAGCCTTCGGACCTGACGCCGGAGTTGCAGGGGCGGTTCCCCATCCGGGTGGAATTGGACTCCCTGACCGAACATGATTTTATGCGGATTTTAACCGAGCCGAAAAACGCCATCATGCTCCAGTATCAGGAGTTGTTGAAGACCGAAGGCGTGGAGCTCGTTTTTACACAGGACTCGGTGGCGGAAATCGCATCCATCGCCAAGGAAGTGAATGACAGGACGGAAAACATAGGCGCCCGCAGGCTGCATACGGTTATGGAATGCCTGTTGGAGGACATTCTTTACGACGCCCCGGAGGTTCCGGAAAAGAAAATCACCATCGGTGCGGAAATGGTGCGGGCGAAACTGGAATCCATTAAGGAAGACGAGGACCTTTCCCGGTACATCCTGTAA